The Arachis ipaensis cultivar K30076 chromosome B07, Araip1.1, whole genome shotgun sequence genomic interval TTTCCTACATGGTTTAAAACACGTGCTTTGCGGCATGATGTTCCAAATTGGATAAAAGAGCTCTCTAGAGGACCAACCCAATGTGCAAAAAGATATTCTGGTTATTCTATCAACGGATATAGATTTCACACTAGGCAACGTGAGGTAAGACGCAAGACACAAAATAGTGGTGTTACTTTAGTAGCATTAACGACAAGCTTTGCAAGCACAAAGGATGCAAATCCAATTCATGAAAACGTTTCTTATTATGGTAGAGTGAATGATATCATTGAGTTGGACTACTATAGAAATTTTAAGGTTGCATTGTTCAAATGTGATTGGTATGAGGCTTGGGAGGATGCTTATGGCTCGACATATGTGCATTTTAACAAAAAGTGCTATCAGGAAGAGCTTTTTGTATTGGCATGTCAAGTGCACCAATGCTTCTATGTGCAAGATGCatttgataaaaataaacatTATGTAATGAAGACTGTTCCAAGGGACCTATTTAGCATAAGTGATCAAGTTGCCATTGATGCTGAAGATACTTATGAAAATGAGCCATTTGATAATTCGACGGTTCCTTCTATACCTAATGATGATGGTGAAGTAGACTTGGTAAGGAATGATTTGAATGAAGTTCTGGTCGATGTCGCAAAAGAAGTCTATTTTTCCCAAGAGTATAACACAGGATCGGATGAAGAATATGATTCCGAAGACTTTTGAGTGACTTGTTTCCCTCTTTTATGGTATATAAGTCGGATTTATCGCTTTATGTTAGCAGTTTTCAACTTGTTTTCCCTCTTTTATGTTCTGATTGTTGctttttagaattttctgaatTTTTCTGCATCTTGATTATGAGTGTGTGTGTGGGACATATTTTTctacattttgattttttttgcctTTTGAGTGAAGAATATGATTCCGAAGACTTTTGAGTGACTTGTTTCCCTCTTTTATGGTATATAAGTCAGATTTATCGCTTTATGTTAGCAGTTTTCAACTTGTTTTCCCTCTTTTATGTTCTGATTGTTGCTTCTTAGAATTTTCTGAATTTTTCTGCATCTTGATTATGAGTATGTGTGGGAATATTTTTCTGCATTTTGAATTTTTCTGCCTTTTGAGTGAAGAATATGATTCCGAAGACTTTTTGAGTGACTTGTTTCCCTCTTTTATggttggtacgcggaatcgtgatttcACACTTTTTTTACAACTCCGCGCAACtagccagcaagtgcactgggtcgtccaagtaataccttacgtgagtaagggtcgatcccacggagattgttggcttaaaacaagctatggttatcttgtaattcttagtcaggagatttaaatgggataattgattttgtttatgaaaaatagataacatgaaataaatagtacttgtgattcagtaatgagaaacaggttggggtttcggagatgctctatcatctgaatctctgcttttctactgtcttcttctccaaacatgcatggcttccttcaatggcaagctttatgatcctctcagtgaaaatggtcctctacggtttctgaaTGGCTAATCAattgtcagatttctcgtctcggatgaaaaataccaagtacagctaccgcatggctaattatctgtcggttctcgctagcgtcggaataggatccattgatccttttgcacactgtcgctgcgcccaacattcgcaggtttgaagctcatcacagtcatcccttcccagatcctacttggaataccacagacaaggtttagactttccggatcccaggaatgctgccaagtggttctagcctataccacgaaggttctaacctccggactcggtccgttgattagaaacccaagagatacacactcaagctatcgcccaatgactacgttgagctcagatagaacggatgtggttgtcaggcacgcgttcatagaattgagaataatgatgagtgttacggatcatcacattctccagattgaagtacgagtgaatatcttagaacagaatcaagcgtgattgaatagaaaacagtagtaattgtattaatccattgaaacacagcagagctcctcacccccacctatggggtttagagactcatgccgtcaaagatacaatatgGAATGTAAAAATTTCATGAGGTGctgaatgaatctctaaaagtaatttttatactaaactagtaacttaggtttacagaaaatgagtaactaagtgcagatagtgcaaaaatccacttctgggacccacttggtgcgtgcctgggctgagctttcaagctttcacgtgcatatgcccaaagttggcgttaaacgccactctggGTGCCAGaataggcgtttaacgccgaaaaaggtgccagttctggcgttttacgccagaaagttttaggctgattttgaacgccagtttggaccatcaaatctcgaacaaagtatgaactattatatattgctagaaagcccaagatgtctactttccaacgcaactaagagcgcgccaattgggcttctgtagctccagaaaatccacttcgagtgcaggagggtcagaatctaacagcatttgtagttctttttcagcctctgaatcagatttttgctcaggtccctcaatttcaaccaaaaaatacctgaaattacagaaaaatacacaacctcatagtaaagtccagaaatgtgatttttgaataaaaactaataaaaatataacaaaaagtaaataaaacatactaaaaactatgtaagaacaatgccaaaaagggtataaattatccgctcatcaatggtaTATAAGTCAGATTTATCGCTTTATGTTAGCAGTTTTGAACTTGATTTGCTGAATATTGTGATATAGAATTTGGTAATTGTTTGTTATGGTTTACCTCTTCCCCTTattagatgcatatgcaattgtatTTTATggctattttaatatttttatacagCAACTTAATGAAAAATGGAGCAACTTCAAAGAGGAAAAGACTGGTAAAAAAGTATCAAGCTCATGCAAAATTTAAAGAATTTAAAATGAAGGAAGTATCTTCTGCTGCGAAACTAGTTCGAAATTTTATAACCAAAGGTGATAAAGGAAGTAATCAAGCCAAAATAGCACAACAGCCTAagagaaaaatttcaaaaattggagACAAACAAAGTAGGGAGAATTCAATGGAAGGGAGAAATAAAACACTTGTAGACAATGTTATGAACCGGTCTTTGAGGTCTTCCCATAACCAAGTGAGGAGTAATGTTCAACTAGAAGAACAACCAATTCCTAAGAAGATGAAGAGCAAGGCAAAGTGTCCAGCAATGACTCTTGATGCCTTTTTGCATACAGAAGGAGTAGAAGTGGAAAGAGAAGAGGAAGATAACTTTAAGTCAATTGGTGAGAATGCTGGAGCTACTGAAAAAGAACCAGCTAACTTGACAAacttaaaaaataacttaaagcgTCCAGCAATGACTCTTGATGCTTGTTTGGGTGACCAAGGAATTCATGTGGAAAGAGAAGAGGAACATACTGAAGTTCCAACTACTGAGGATGCTAGATCTAGGCCATCCCCGAATAATGGAGAAAATGTTCATATCTCCTCTGAGGAAGATTATATTGGTGAACATGAAAGTGACAATTTTGATGTAGAAGGAGATCAAGTTATGGAAGAGGCTCAAGTAGAAGGTGATGTAATTTAGTTTGTTGCTATTtgttttacattttctttttaTCTATGAGCATGGGGCTGCCCTTTCCATACCTTTCACGGTATCCCTCTCCATATATGATTCACGGTTGTCTTTGATTTTAATTTGTACTATTTCtcaatttttaatttagttatttCAAAGGTTAAAAAGACACGTGGAAAAACAAGATGCCTAAAGATTCATGCAAGAACTTgggaagaaagggaggaagtgaCTTTTGACCAGGGAGCAACCGTGGGGCCAACTGCTCAAAGAGTGAAGGATTTAACTAATTTTATTGGAACAATGGGAAGGAATAGTGATTTTATTATCTTGATGTACACTAATTGGAAAGCTGTGCCTAAGCAAATCAAAAAGCGCATTTGGAAGTATATTAATGTAAGCTCCATTTATCTTTATGTTTATGCCATATGTTAATAATCTTTTTATGCATATGATATGATGAAATTGATGTGTTTGTAGTCAAAGTTCATTCTTCCAAAATCTTCAAAGTTATGGGTGATGATTGGTGTTCAAGGAGCATGGAAGCGTTacaaaacaagaataaaaaagaagcatTTTGAACCATATTCTGGAAATATTGAGGATATGTTGGTGAATCGTCCTTTGGAAATTTTAGAATACAATTTCAGAAGCTAATTGCATATTGGAGTATTCCAACTGTCAAAGTGAGCTAGAggatttcaattattattatttgatatgATCAAGTATAattctttcaatttttatatttttttcatcatTGTTTATTTTAAACACAGGCCATGTGTGTTATAAATTCTGAAAATCGCAAGAAGCAACAATGGAGGCATAAAATGGGACCAATCAATTTTGCAAGAGTGCGTGTTAATTTGGTAAGGTCACATTTGAGTTAAAATTCTCTACTTGTTACTTCTCcctaattttagtatgttataatTTTGTAATTGTTATCTTGATCTGTAGTGTGAGAAAAAAGAGAACAAAGAGGAACCAAATCAAGCTGAAATATTTGTTGCAACTCGGAATGGACTAAAAGGGAAAACACTTGATATAGAAACACAAGCTGTTATGTAAGTTActctataatttttttgttttagttgttGTTTTATGACTGTCATGGATGCTATTTTTTTGCTGTTTTATGGCTATCGTGATTGTTGTTATGGTATCTATTTTGTGGCTGTTTCATGGCTGTTTCATGGCTGATTTAGTTGCTGTTTTATGGCTATTTTATGCCTATTTTATGGCTGTCATGGCAGCTATTTTATGACTGTTTTATGGCTATTGTGGTTGTTGTTTTAGTATCTACTTTATGACTGTTTTGTGGTTGTCATGGTTGCTGACTTGCTGCTTTCTTTTTTATGGCTGATTTAATTGCTGTTCTATGGCTATTTTATGCCTATTTTATGGCTATCGTGGTTGTTGTTTTAGTATCTACTTATGGCTATTTTATGGCTGTCATGGCTGCTATTTTATGGCTGTTTCATGGCTGTTTTATGGCTGATTTATATGCTGTTCTATGGCTATTTTATGCATATTTTATGGCTATCATGGACtgctattttatagttatttcatGGCTGTTTTATGGCTGATTTAATTGTTGTTCTATGACAATTTACAACCATGTTTTATGGCTATCATGGACTGCTATTTTATGGCTCTTTTATGGCTATTTTGGATTACTGTCCCTATTAGTTATCAATAGGTTTTTGGATTCTTTCATTGAATTTTTATCACTAAAAATAGACATATCATATATTTGTGTGTATAGGATAAACTTGATGATCTCCAAGAAGCTGGAGAAACTCCTACTAATgcatttcaaaaagtttttggtAAAGAGAATCCAGGAAGAGTTCGATGTTATGGAAGAACTGTTACAAAAACTTCtcttaagaaaaataaagaaatagatGAAATCAAAAAACAAAGTGAAGAGAAGGTAACAGCTTTAAAAACTGAATTAGACGACCATAAGCAACGACTGCAAGGATTGGAAGATATTGTGAAACTTATGTTGCAACAAACTTCTCCTGGTATGAATGTTGATGAAGCGCTTTCTCTCTTGCGATCTAAGCAATCGTCTGCAAATAGTGCTCAAGATCCAAATTTAGTTCCTCAGCATTCTCCTCCATCGACTCATATACCAAATCATGATTAGGTATATGTATGCTAAATTGTTGTACCACTTGAGTATACATATTATTGTATAGCTGATGTTTTGactataatttttttgttcatttaaattTGACTGCAGCTTTCTTATTGTTGGATGAAGTTTTCTGAAGACATAAAGACAATTCTTGGCACAATGGTGAAGCACAAAGTCTTTTTGGTTTTAAGTGGACAAATTAGTTTCTTTTTTGTTTAAGTTCATTAGCAGAAAAACATGTATTTTGCTTACTtaggtttattatttatttgacttGGTAACTTATTAGCAAGTATATATGTTAATTGGTACTTGGAAgacctttctatatatatatatatatatatatgcaatatatattattagcttATTCAAATGCGGGTGTTATATATTCTTCAAATGTCATATAAATAtaacaaagataaaaaaaattattttagatattaaaaaagaGAATCTAAGAAAAATTCAATAAGGTGTTGCTTTAggtattaaaaaaagataactgtAAATAAACCTACATAAGTGTTGCATTAGGTCTATAAAAAAGGCAACTTAAAAAAACTtggacaagtgttgctttaggtatatgaaaaggcaacttaaaaaaacttgcacaagtgttgctttaggtatatgaaaaAGCAACTTAAAAAATTctggacaagtgttgctttatGTATTAGAAAATACAACTCGTAAAAAGTGTTGCCATAGCATTTTATATAAAGCGTTGTGTTTGGGTGCTCTAAGGTAACCCTTTCGCGGAGTTGCTTTATTTGCAGAAAAGGCAACGTTTTTTGAAGGTTGCCAAAAAAAGGGTTCCCTTTAATATACAAATGCCTTAGACCAAAGGTAACGACCGTATAGCCAACCCccaaaaagcgttgctttttgtcaGAAAGTGTTGCCTTTTATCAAAGGCAACACTTTCTCTTATTATAAACAACGTTTTTAAAGGGTTGCCTCAGCCCGAATTTGTTGTAGTGGGACATTCTAGGCTATTGTTTTAATTTAGACAACCCACTTGAATCTAGATGTAACAGGTAATAGATGACTAAATATATAAATGGCTTATATTGTCTATAAGTATAGTATTTATAAGTAGTTATAAGATTTTAAGAAcacttaaaaaattaattttaattataagaaaTAATAATACATTATCACTTAGAAGGTTTGAAgagttaaaaataataaattatcttAACTAATTAATAAAAAGTTATTCTATTTTTAGCTAATGTTGGTTCTAATAATGACATGGAGCTTTTAAAATTAGTCAAAGTGATTTTATGAAATGTTTTAGTTTTACAATAAATTTTATTCAATGaacacaaaattaaagaaaaaaaattcttatatTTCTCATAAAACATTAAAAACATTATTACCATAGTTGTTGTTCAGATCTTGGTCCAGATAACTCAGAACTATAAACTTAAAAAAGGTTAGGTCATTTTAAAGAAGTCCAATAACTTGCTAATTCAATTCAACAAGACCTTAACCAACATGGATCGACCTATTCGACTTGATCGAAGCATGGGTTCCGTAACCTGCAACCGATTCGACTTGCGTGACAAACAAAAACTTATTATCCACTACTTCTGAAGATATTTACAAACTTAATAACTACTCTAATATGAAGTAACTCCCTAAATATCAATATAGTAATTATCCAATATCCACTACTACAAGAAGAAATATTCTGCAGTGATGATCAAGTCATCACTTTTTCTATAAATACCTCATTAACCTATAGAATTATCTAATAGATTAACGGATTTACAAATCGATCTCCATATATAAAGAGAGACAACCATGGACATCCATCCTACAACTTGCTTAAAGCATGACTTCTTTAAATTCGACTTTTAACAGAACACTGTTCATACTCTAATCCATCTAACTCGGAACCATAGATCCAAAAAAGATTGGGCCATTTTAAGGAAACTCAATAACTTGCTGATCCAATTCAATAGGACCATAATAAACATGGGTTGACCTGCCCAACTTGCTCAGAGCGCGGGCTCTGTAACATGCAACTGACTCGACTTGCATGACAAGTAAAGGCTTGTCACTCTACTACTTCTGAAGATATCTACAAGCTTGGTAACTATTCCAAAGTGGAGTAACTCCCCAAATATCAGGAGAGTAACTATCTATTACCATAAGAGGAAAGATGCTGCAGTGATGATCAAATCATCACTTTTTCTATAAATACTTCATCAATCTCTGGTATTGATCAATTTCAATTCTTATAAACATATCTAGAACTCTTGATAACTACTTAAATATGAGAGTCCCTTGCAAGTACCTCCTACCATTCTTCAGAGTTGACGCAAAGCCACATCCAAGTAACTTCACACCTTCTTTGACCTCTTTTTTAAGCCCAATTACATATAGCCCATTTTAAGTACGCTTTGACACTATCGTAAATTTTCAAACCATAACCATATACTCATTATCAACTATCATAGTTGGTTTTCTTGAACAAATATTAATACATACATATTATAAAAagtataaaagaaaaatagaagagaatTTAATCTTGAAGAAATAAATCATCattaataaaatgaaattgaacaactatttaaaaaaaacgattaaaattaaaaattttgatatgatGTATTAATAAtgaattttaatttgaataaaaaaaatatggataaaataaaaaatattgtcaTATATTTAAAATAGTAAAACATTTGTGTGGTTTTATAACTTTAGTTACAATTTAGAAGTGTTATCAAAATTTCATAATAACTTTGGATGCTAAATCATAAAATATTATCATAAAGTTGACTTATATATTATTAACTCATAAATCTGGTTTAAACTTGGTATAAATTCATAAAATTGACTTAAATAGTTAAAATTTTATCGAGTTTAAAATCAGATAAAGGTTTAGAGAATAAATTCAGTCATAATTTAGGGTTGGGTCTGATTTAGGTGAATTTGATTTTGTCTACTCATAAACACTATAGTTAATATTCAAATTCATCTCTGAAAGATTATCTATTCATATCAGTCCCTAAAGATATAACTGCAAATTAAATCGGTTCTTTCATAAGTCACATGATAATATCACGTTAAGTGACACTAACACATGATATGATGACATGGCAAGTTAATAACACGTGTCAGAAAGTGATGGATTAATGTATCATCTGATACGTCATGAACTTATATAAAGTCAAATTAATTTCTGAAAATATACATATGAATCATTTTTTTatccctaaaaatttaaaaattgatcaaATAAGCACTACAAGAAACACCGTTAAAATCGACAGCTAGGCCGTCGATAATATTGAAAAACGATggcaaaattttaataaaatcgacggcttgccAGTCCGTCGATAAtaattcaataaaatcgacaaccTTGTCGTCTATAACATGAGTTTGAGAATTTTACATGCTTAATAAAATCGACAGGTTTATCGTcgatattattataaaaaatcgaCAACCTTTTCGTCGATATTTGATTCATTAAAATTGACAAAACAGCcgtcgatttaattattaaataatcgTCAAGTATGTCGtcgatatttttattttcttttgtatattttaaatttaaaaagtaataAGAGTGTCGTCAATTTTAAtagtcatattttttttattggaaaAATAGTTGACAATTaatacaaataaacttttaaatatagaaataaaatttatactaaatattagataacGAGGCaactaaacttttaaatataaaaataaaatttgtactAAATATCAGATAATCAAtttacaaacttatcaaaataataaataatccttTATCATAAAGATTCAAGACAACATAAATATGATAGTCCTATAGACTATAGTATATAAACAGAATTACTTCTCCATTCTTAGTTGAGATTAGACATAATTTCATTTATTTCCATTTGCATTTCTCAAAAACTTGTTCTACAACTTCACACTTCTCAGCAGTATCCCGAATCAAATTCTTGTCTCTCTCTCAAACTATCAAAAATcaagagactgaaattttaaaatACTACTATAttattgttttgtcgatttttagcaaatcgatggtggttcgattctaatggtctgggagcgaaaccaactcctcttttgcaggtaccaaTTTTCTATAAGTGTATCAAAGTGTCTTCGATTAGACAGGTATcgaaataacaaataaataaaaatttgtaaaaggataaaagaagttAAAGACAATAAATTCGAAAAATAAATTAACTGAAATCGGAAAAGGTTTGcattgaaatttaaagaaagcagtaaaggtGTCTTGAACTAAGTCGAAGGGCTTTTGGcaggaaaattaaagatactAGAAGATAAATTGCATTCGAAAGTTAAATCATTACTTGAAACATAAATTTGTTTGAAAAGATAACGTTTATAGAAagttaaattgaaaagataaagacATGTGGAGGGAACCCTACAGATAATTGACTCGAAGCAGACTCAGAAAGTTTCTGGAGATGTGAGTGTGCGTGAGTAATTTCTGAAACGAAGTTCCAACTCTTATTCCCTAAAGCTTTCTAGTATTTATAGTCTACTTCTATAACCGATTATTAATTACATAGCGCTGTCTTGTATGCACACTCCCAGGTAACTGTTCCCACTCTTTTGCCAATAAACGTTACCAACAAATTTCTCACATGATGAAAGCCTTCAATTTCTCCACTTACGTAACTGCTCGATCTGCTATTTCGAATACTTGTTCGACTAGGCCCGTTCGATTTAATATGGTGTTTGAAATCGAGTCCGTGTCAAGTTCCTCCGACCAATACCTGCACGTGCATCTTTTCGACAACTACTTACATCTCAATCGATCTTTTCACCGCTTCGAACTAACTTACcttaatcaaaaatatttttcgactAACAATTATATTATGagatctaaaaaaattaaatttcttttAGTATATAACTAACAATCATTTGACAAAATCATTTAAGTAACAAATAGGATTTATAAAGTGTAATAAATGAAATTAAATANNNNNNNNNNNNNNNNNNNNNNNNNNNNNNNNNNNNNNNNNNNNNNNNNNNNNNNNNNNNNNNNNNNNNNNNNNNNNNNNNNNNNNNNNNNNNNNNNNNNNNNNNNCTTgactatttaattattaaatttagaTCCCGGCCCTTTTCAGTTTTTTTTctcctgcttttttttttttaattttgtcaaAGATAAAGAAATCGTGTTTTTTGAGTCTTTAAGCTATGTTACTCTTTTATTCTTGATATGTGATGAATTAAGATTTTTGCACCGGTTTATAATTTCACTCTAGAAAAGAGCTTTGTCGATAGTATAGTCCAAACTGACAAttaaattccaaatatcaaagtttaaaatttctaattcaaattaATCGAGAGTaattaaatctcgggtcgtcttccctaggaactaatgtcAAGAGTGCACAATTTTAGTTGTGGAAAGCAAAAGGGGTGTTTTCAATAAATTAAAGAAACGaacaattaaagaaattaaagaacgatcaaaattacaattaataaactaataaaggaataaaagaactatgtatatAATATGGACAAGTAAGATTCAAAGTTGAGGAAattgtggttcaaaacataaatggaaccttgacttgggatgagttctGGAAtctcttccttgccataaccacaactatgataattatgatagattaatctcattaaatcaatccttaacatcgaaggataggtcaagtgagcataattgttattaatccacaaatcctagctaacttactaattaccttagcaagAAGCTAGCGTTattggaaacaataacaactaacaacccaagaattattactaaatgtcggacattatgactctaacaatccataaactcattttcCCAAGTCAAGGGGTGGAAATCTACCCCATAattaaaattggcatttcatcaaacacatggagggcataatcataaaacatgaTAAAATTGGAAAAATGATAAAAACTATGAATCACAAATGATCAAAAATAACAAaggcaactcaaacaaacatgtaataatcatcaaacatcaaattaaccaactaaaaatccaaaattgcaaaactatgtatatattgaTAAAGGGAATTAAAATatatgaaagtgtagaacaagtaatgtaataaaagagaaaattaaggaatacttacaatgagatagctaaatccaagatcaaaattgaactataaaatgctacattgaaaacctaattaaaactgTAAGAGAGAATTTTGTATACTAGTACACtattcctactcctactatgagtTTTCTAATCTAAAAGTGAGATCCCTCTTTTGATATGTGAATGATGCCCCTTGATATAGCACTTCAAAACAAGCTTCAgccttccaaaattgggccaaaagagCTCCAAAATCGCGAGCCACGTGCTTTATTAATGAAGTCACGAGCTGGTAcgtatctgtgcgtacgcacacttcgctgAATTTTCACTGGTGCGTGCGCATAGAGGGttatgcgtacgcacgcatgctgATTTCCTTCTTGTGCGTACGGACACATCCCTGTGTACTTCTTCTTTGATTTCCTCATGTTTTCCCCATGTTGCATGCTTTTCCTCCACTCtcatcaagccattccaacctattatacctgaaatcactcGTCAAAactatcaaggtatcgaatggaatgaaagtggaataaaattggttaaattaagcacaaaatatcatgttttcacaattaagctcaacttAGGAaaagaacacaaaagtatgctatttgaataaataaatgtaagtttatatgatgaaatccactcaaatctaTTCAAAATTTATTGTCAAATGTGAATTCATCAATATGTTTCTTTCATGATCAAGAAGAAGCTAATGGAATTAAGAGATAAGAAAAAGAATAATTACGTGAAGATTAAATCTTAATAAACCATTTCCTATAATTACAGGAGTTACAATATCACTCAATCATAAAAGGATGTAAACCCTTTGGTAATTAGTTAGTGTCCATAAACACTTTAGAGTTAGTTGAAGTTTTTCAACTTCctcaagtttttatttttttttttaataatggtcCTTCACACCCTTGtaattttattgaaatttttttcacACCACACAAAAAGAGAAAATCCAAAGAATTCTAACTATATTCTTTtcgtataattatttttttatgttattttttgagtaattacccaaatcagtcttCGAGGATTTGAAAATCGAACATTTTGGTCCctgaaaaaaattaatatacaaattAGTCCCCATTGTTTTTCTCTAGTGGTCAAAACAATCCCTAGACCCATTTCTCCATTTTATGCCACCAGAAAAAGCTGAAGTGACACAGTTACTCTCCAGCGTGTCCAGCAACAAGTACAAGTGTCATAGAAG includes:
- the LOC110265164 gene encoding uncharacterized protein LOC110265164, with amino-acid sequence MKEVSSAAKLVRNFITKGDKGSNQAKIAQQPKRKISKIGDKQSRENSMEGRNKTLVDNVMNRSLRSSHNQVRSNVQLEEQPIPKKMKSKAKCPAMTLDAFLHTEGVEVEREEEDNFKSIGENAGATEKEPANLTNLKNNLKRPAMTLDACLGDQGIHVEREEEHTEVPTTEDARSRPSPNNGENVHISSEEDYIGEHESDNFDVEGDQVMEEAQVEVISKVKKTRGKTRCLKIHARTWEEREEVTFDQGATVGPTAQRVKDLTNFIGTMGRNSDFIILMYTNWKAVPKQIKKRIWKYINSKFILPKSSKLWVMIGVQGAWKRYKTRIKKKHFEPYSGNIEDMLVNRPLEILEYNFRS